ACCATCCATGGTTCCCGCCTTCGATCAGGATGCTCCCTCCGGACTTCTCCATACCTTTTTTAGTAATTATGTTTATTACACCGCCCGCAGCGTTGGATCCATAGACCGCTGAACTCGCACCCTTAACGACCTCTATCCTCTCTATGGACTCAAGCGGTACTGTCCTCAAGTCAAAAGGTGAACCCATCGACACCCCTGTGCCGTAGCTCGAAGTCCTGAAGGGTATTCCGTCAACAAGAAGCAGGACCTCTGTGGTAAGCCCCCTTACCACTACGCTCTTGTCAAGAGCTGATGCGGAGCTGTTTCTGAGGCCGTTGACCCCGGGCACTCTGTCGAGGACTTCCTGGGTGCTCCTGGCACCGCTCATCTCTATCTCCTCTTTGGTGATAACATAGGCGGGGGCAGGGACCTCAGTGATGTCCTCAGCCAGGCGCGATCCGGTGACCTCGACCCTGGCTACCTCCTGCACCTCTTCTTTCTTATCGCCGCTGACGGCCTCTGCCGATGTCTCGGCAAAAGCGGCAGAGGAAGATGCCATTATAAACACGACCATGGGTATAAGGCTGTACTTTCTGATCTTACTGAACACTTTCAACACTCCTTTTTAAAAAACTATGCCTGGTTATATGACCGGATGTTTTCTCTCTAATCTTCCCTGATGCCTCACTCCTCCAGTACTCCTCCCAAAAAAGAGGGATCCCCTTGATATCGGGGACCCCTCTGTGACAAACATTTAATGTATGGCAGGTCTTCCTGCAGACATATGGTTTGCCGCCTCTCGCCCACGCGATGATCAACAATTCGGTCTTTCAGCAGGTCTCCTGGCTCCCGTTCATCCTACTCCCGTGCCTTCCCGTCCTCAGACAGTGGCTTGTTACGGTTTCGTCCCGGTCACAGTAGCGGGGCTGCTCCGGCATCTGACCGGATTCCCTTGACTGAAATTCCATGACGCTATTCATTTGTCAGTAAGTTTTACCCCATGTCCGGGGCAATGTCAAGCAGGTCGAAGATCCCGGAAAAAAATCTTTCATAAATGCCTGTTGACATTTTTTCCAAAGGAGTGTTAAAATTCACTATGGTTAGCAATGGCTAATTATCGATAGCTAACTACTATGTTGGAGGGATCGGTATGCCAGTCAATTTCTTGTCACCCGGAATGCAAGGCTGTGTCAAAAGGATCACCGGACGAGATGATACAAGACGCTTCCTCGAGAGCCTGGGGCTTGTACCCGGAGGCTGTGTCACAATGATCTCTTCTGCAGGCGACAACGTCATACTTGGGGTCAGGGGAACAAGGATCGCGATCAGCAGGAAACTGGCTGACCGGATACACATATAGAAAACGGAGGGATCCATATGAAAGTACTCAGGGATACCGGCTGCGGCGAGAGAGTCAGAGTGAAAGGCATAAACGGCACGGGACCGCTTAAGAGAAGGATAATGGATATGGGCATAACAAAGGGGACGGAACTTATTGTCAGAAAGGTAGCTCCGCTCGGTGACCCCGTTGAGATCACAGTCAGAGGATACGAGCTCTCGCTCAGAAAGGCCGACGCGGAGATCATTGAGGTCGAATAGAAACAGTCGGTAATTTACAGTCAGTGACGGGGGCAAGGACCCCATTTTTTTAAAACATACCAGTTAGCTAATGCTAACTAACGGAGGTCGGCTTATGGGACTCAAAATAGCACTTATAGGAAACCCGAACAGCGGAAAGACTACTATGTTCAACGCTGTAACAGGAAGCACCCAATATGTAGGCAACTGGCCGGGTGTGACGGTAGAAAAAAAAGAAGGTGCGGTCAGGGGACACGAGGATGCTCTTCTGGTCGACCTCCCCGGAGTTTATTCGCTCTCTCCGTACACCCTTGAGGAGCGGATCACACGGGAATTCCTGACAAACGGAAGGCCCGACGCAGTAATAAACATCGTTGATTCTACAAATATCGAGAGAAGCCTCTACCTGACAACGGAGCTTCTGGAGATGGAGATACCCGTAATAGTCGCACTTAATATGACGGACGCAGCAGAAAAGGCCGGGATAATGATCGATGAAGTCAAACTTTCGGAACGTCTGGGATGCAGGGTAGTAAAGACATCGGCATCCGAGGGCACCGGCATCGGGGAACTCGTCAAAAGCATCCTCGAAGTGGCCACCCTGAAGGAGAGACCGGTAAAACGCCCCCTTTTCGGCAGCGATGCAGAGGATACGCTTGAACTTATAAGAGAGAGGGCGTCAAGGCATACTGAAGGGATGCCGGAAAGGTGGCTCTCGGTCAACCTCTTCAGCAGGGACCCCATACTCCGCGGCAGGCTTCCACTCTGCGAAGAGGACATTGAACGGATCGACAGGCTGATAGGTCTCTGCGAGGAAAAACTTGACGACGACTCCGAGAGCATCATAGCCAACGAACGCTACAGGTACATAGACTGCATCCTCGAAGGAACCCTTATTAAAAGGGGAACGGGGTCGCTTTCCATATCCGACAGGATAGACATGGTGCTTACCAACAGGCTTCTGGGTCTCCCCATTTTTTTCATGATAATGTGGGGCATCTATTATGTTTCGATACAGACTCTTGGGGATATGACCATCGGGTGGACAGAGGAACTTTTCGGAGGGATCTCCGAGAGTGTATCTGCCATGCTTATTTCCGGAAATGCCGCAGAGTGGCTGCATGCGCTGGTGACAGACGGCATCATCGGCGGAGTCGGAGCAGTTCTTGGATTCGTTCCGCAGCTGATGATCCTGTTCCTCTTCATATCCTTGCTGGAGGACTGCGGGTACATGGCCAGGGTAGCCTTCATTATGGACAGGATATTCCGCCAGTTCGGCCTCTCTGGAAAATCCTTTATTCCCATGCTTGTGGGGACCGGCTGTTCGGTCCCGGGCATCATGGCTTCAAGGACCATTGAGAACGAATCGGACCGGAGGCTGACTATAATGCTCACACCCTTCGTGCCATGCGGCGCAAAGCTGCCTGTTTTCGCACTCTTTGCCGCCTCCTTTTTCCCGGAAAGTTCGTGGGTGGCACCTTCGATGTACATGATAGGGATCAGCATGGTCATAGTTTCAGGGGTACTCCTGAAGAAGACGGATCTCTTCGGCGGAGAACCGGCGCCCTTCGTAATGGAACTTCCATCCTACCGGATGCCGAAGCCGAAAGGTGTGTTCATCCACATGTGGGAGCGGGCCAGGGCATTCATAGTAAAAGCAGGGACAATAATATTCTTTGCGGCGGGACTGATCTGGTTCCTCCAGGCATTCAGCTGGTCACTGCAGATGGTGGAGCCTGACGAAAGCATACTGGCATCCATAGGCAGCTTTATGTCGCCCGTATTCAGGCCTCTAGGGTTCGGCAACTGGCAGTCGTCAGTGGCTGTTGTTACGGGCTTCCTTGCAAAAGAGGCGGTAGTATCGACTTACGGCGTCCTGCTGGGGGTCGGTGAAGTTCTCGAAGACGATCCGGTGCTTGTCTCACAAATATCCCGGATATTCACCCCCGTGAGTGCCTACGCTTTCATGGTCTTCACCCTTCTTGCCCCCCCGTGCTTCGCGGCGCTCGGGGCGATAAGAAGCGAGATGCGTTCATGGAAGTGGACATTGTTTGCGATCGCCTGGCAGACAGGACTTGCCTACCTGCTCTCAATGCTGATTTACCAGGTCGGCGGCATAATATTTGAAGGAAAGGACTTGAGCGGAATGACAACAGCGATATTGGGATCTTTGGTAATAATTGCTATGGGGCTCTCGCTCTACAGGATCATCAAAAACAGCATTTCAGGAAAATGCGGCTGCGGGTCAGGGTGCGGCGGCGGATGTGCAGGCTGCGGCGCGGCAAAGGCAGGCCATTCAAAATAACTTGCCGGGTGCGGGACTGCACCTCCTTACAGTTCCGCACGCAATTAAGATACTCTCCTTCCTCCGCTTCGTGGGATTTCACCGTCCCACGAAGCTCTCTTTTACCCTAAAGAAGCAGTGGCGGGAATACCGTTTTCAGGCCCGCATCTTTTTCAAAACGCTGAGAGACCGGTCATAGTCTCCTTCGAACACTTCCAGGGTCATTACCCTATCTTCTCCCCCTGACATCATTCCGCTTACCGATCTGAAAAGCTCGGGATCCATGTATGAGAGGTCCCTGTGATCGGTACCGTCCGGCATCACTCCGTGGACATGGATTACCTTTACGGCAGCTGCTGACCTTAGCGTCGTCTCATGTACGGGACGCCCGCATTTTATCAGATGTCCGACATCAAGGCATATCGAAGTCCCCGCGGAATCTGCGAGGTGCTCGATATAGCGCGGATCGAAGCCCAGCGTTTCCATGCATATCTTTCTCCTGTCGTCTGCAGCAGAAGCGATCTTTTCTGCCGAAATCAGGCTTTTTTCGATCCAGGCGTCTATATCGGGGCTTGGCGGATCGCCCCTCTTCTCACCAACTATGTGCAGTATCCACGCAAATGGATCGAGATCCTCAAAAAGATCCAGGGTCCTGAGGCACTTCTCTTCCCTTTCTCTCAACACTTCAGTCGGGGCATATACGCATATGTCGGCAGGGAAATGCACCGTGCAGGACATTCCCAGCTCGCCGCAGAGGTCCTTCAGGGCGCGGACTTCATCCTTTGCAGGCATGTTGGAGTGTTCCGGGGTATCGAATAGGACGATTTCCATATCGCTGACTTCATTTGAGAGGTAGCGAAGATTGTCGGCAAAGGTCCCGGGGATCACCCATGATGTTCCGCCCAGGCGCAAACCGTTGCCCTCAAGAGCTCTTCTTATCATCAATATCCACCATTCTTCAGTCTAAAAATACTTTCTGAGGCTTCCCGCGGCAAAAAAGAGCGTGAATGCAGCGAAGTTCAGTACAACTATGCTCGCTCCCACAGGGATGTCGAGTGAATATGAGATGACGATACCAAGAAAGAAACATATTGTCGAGACTATCCCCGAGCAGATCACCACGCCCCTGAAGCTCGAGAAGAGCCTCATCGCGGTGAGCGACGGGAAGACGATAAGGCTGGATATGAGGAGGGACCCCATTATCCGCATGCCAACAACTATGGTGACTGCTGTGAGGATAGCTATGAGGGTATTGTAAAAACTGACGTTGACCCCTGCCGCCCTCGCGAAATCCTCGTCGAAGGTCACTGCAAATATGACATTGTAAAGAAGGACGAAGAGAAGGAGCACAGCTGCGGAGAGGGCCATTCCGAGGTAAACGTCCCGGTCGCTCATCGCGAGTATGCTGCCAAACATGTAGTTGTAGATGTCAATATTCATCCCCTGTGTAAGGGATGTCACGATTATCCCTACAGCGAGGGAGGAGCTGGATATGACAGCAATGGCGGCATCTCCCTTGATCCTGACATTGCCCCTGATCCTCAGCAGTAGAGCTGCAGCCGTCACAACGACAGGGACGGAGACAAGGAGCGGAGCCATGTTGAAAGCCACAGCGACGCAAAGGGCTCCGAAAGCCACGTGTCCAAGGCCGTCCCCGATCATCGAATAGCGCTTAAGGACAAGGCTGACTCCGAGGAGAGAAGCGCAGAGGGATACCATTATGCCCACCGCGACCGCCCTCAGTATGAAATCGTAGGAGAAGAGCTCACGCAGAATGTCCGGCATTTCCGTTCGAGAACCTCTTTCCGGTATCTGACCTAAGATATTCCCTGACAGAACCGAAGAAGCATGGACCTGTCCCAACGTGGAGTATCCTGCCTGCGTTTTCCTTCGCTGCTTCGATGTCATGAGAGACCATTATTATGGTCATTCCGTTTTCCCTGTTGAGTCTTCCGAGCAGACCGTAGAACTCGGAACTGATCAACGGATCAAGCCCCGCAGTGGGTTCATCCAGGATCAGCATCGCCTTTGCGGAGCAAAGCGCCCGCGCCAGAAGTACGCGCTGCTGCTGGCCTCCCGAGAGGTCGCGGAATGAGCGCTTCCTCAGATCGGCTATTTCAAGGAGTTCCATGTTCCTCAGCGCGAGCCTCTTGTCGTCAGGCGAATAGAATGTGACGATCCTCCGTGAAGCGAGGCAGCCGGATAGGACCACTTCATACACTGCGGCAGGGAAATCTTTTTGGACCTCCCTCTGTTGGGGAAGATAGCCTATGCCGCCACTTTTGATGCCGCCATCAAGCCTTATCGACCCCGATGAAAGGCCAACAAGTCCGAGTATCGCCTTTATCAGGGTACTCTTGCCGGAACCGTTCTCCCCGACGACGGCAAGGAACTCTCCTTTTTCGATGCGGAAGGAGAGGTCTTTGAGGACGGCAGTACCCTCATATTCGACTGATATCTTTTCCGCTTTGAGGATACTCATTTCAGCCCTTCTTTAATGTTGGAAAGGTTCTCCCTCATGATCGAAAGGTAGGTCTTTCCCTTTCTCAGATCCTCTGCCGAGAGGTTGTGGCAGGAATTCAGCGGGAGCAGGCGGGTGCCTGTCTCCTCGCTTATGGTTTTTGCAGTCTTTGGCGGCACCATCTCCCCATAATAGACGACCGGAATCTTCTCCTTCCTCACAGTCCTGATGATCTCGGCGATCCTTTTCACGCCGGGGTCGGCCTGTGTCGAGCAGAAGTCTGTGACGGAAATGGATTCTAATTCGTAGCGACGGAGAAAATAGACGAAAGCGTTCCTGCCGCCAAAGACGATCTTCTTCCTGCTTCCAGAAGAGACGGCCTCACGGAACCCCTTGTCCAGTTTTTTCAGTTCTTCTTTGAATTTCTTTGCGTTTTTCCTGAAGTATGCCGCGTCTTCGGGGCTTGCGGCGCAAAGCGCGGAGAGGATATTGTCAGCCATCACCAGGGCGTTGTTTGGGTCAGTCCATATATGAGGATCCAGGAGATGGTGGTCGTTTTCTGCCTCATGCTCTTCATCTTCGTGCCGTATAAGCTTTATGCCCTTTGAGACATCGACCGTTATGATCTTTCCTCCCTTTATGGAAGAGATGACCCTATCTGCCCAATGCTCCATTTGACGACCCGTATAAATGAACATATCCGCCTTGCTTATCCTTATTATGTCAGATGGCGATGGCTCGTAAGTGTGGCTCTCTGCACCCGGCGGAAGCAAAAGCTGCACATCCGCCCTATTTCCCGCGATCTGCCTGGTGAAATCATACTGGGGGAAGATAGTGGCGATTATCTTCAGCTTTTCTCTCTCCGCACAAAGGGCAGGATATGCTGAGCAGAGAAAAGCCAAAACCGCTGACGATAGAGCAAGGGCCGTCAGCATAAGGGATCTGCTAATTTTCATCCTTATCCTTCCCCCTGCATTCCGAACATATGCCGTAAAAGACTGTCCTGAACCTGTTCAGGTCAAATTTGTGGTGTTCGCTGAAGTGGTTTGAGATGGTGTCAAGAAATGTGCAGTCCAGGCAGAAGAGTTTCCCGCATGATTCACACTTCATGTGGTAATGCGCAGGCACCTCGCCGGGTTCTCCCGCGTATTCCCAGCACGCGCCCGCCCCTTCAACGGGAGCATACCTGATCAGCAGTCCCTCCTTCTCGAGCCTCTCAAAATGCCTGTAAACAGTGGCCTTTCCGACCGGGCTGCCTGCGCGGATAAGTTCCAGGTGCACCTCCTCAGCAGTAATATGCCTGCCTCTGTTTCTCTCTATCACCGCAAGGATAAGTTTCCGCTGGTTTGTGTTGTAACGCACGGCAGACATAAGCATTACCCCATTCTAAAACTGAGAATCAGTTTCATATTGGGATGATTATAGCACTACATTGTAGAGAGCGGGCGAATTTGTGGCGCATACGCCACGGGGAATTTGCGACAAAAAACGTCGCGGATAATTTGCTTGACTACGTCAAGCGGAGAATTCAATCTGAAGCAAATATTCTTAAAGATCGTCTCTCCCGGGCGGCCCTAAACGGGAGTCCAGTGGCTTGAGGCTTAGGTCCTAAAAAGCTGGCAATAGTCGAAATCCAAGGACACTGGATTCCCGATGAAAACATTCGGGAACGACGATAAAGGGCTAAAGTTTCAAATTCTGGCAACTGCTTGCCAACGGCTTGCCCATTGCCAGTCTTTCGTTTGCCGGCAGGACTGCGTCCTGCTTTTGCCATCTATTTAAGCCTAAACACCACAGGCACTCTCACCCTTACTGTTCCGCTGTTCTTGAAGAGCCACTGCTTTACTGCGCGGAGGGCGCTTTCGTCAAGCCTTAGGTATCCGCTTGAACTCTCGACCTCTGTGCTCACTACTCTGCCTTCAGTCACAGTTACTATTATTTTTACAGTTCCTTCTTCTTTGCGCTTTCTCGAGAAGGATGAGTAATCCGGCAGGACTTTTTTGACGACCTCAAGGGAATCTATTTCTACTACCCTTTCCGGCTGTACCTGTGGAGGTGTCGTTTGGGGGGGATCTGTGTGGGCTGCATTAATACCTGCGTTTACTTGGGTTCCCGCAACACTGTCTGATGTATCTGCCCTTGCCTGAACTTCCTGTACAGGGGATTTTTCAGACGGAGTTTTTGCTGACTTTGCAGGCTCCGCCTTTTTTTGAGGTTCTTTTTTGGGGACAGCCTCTTTTTTCATAACAGCCTTTTTCTCGGACGGAGCCTCTTTCTTGACCGGGGCCGGAGTTGGAGTGCTCTTTTTTTCGGCCATTGCAAGGCGGACTCTCATTATAGGCCGGATCTCAGTTTTCGGGGCAAAATCGGGTATAAACAGCATAAACGCTGCATGTGCCGCTAAGCTCAACGCCAGCGCTATCCCCCAGAAAGACTTTCCTCCGGCTTCTCTCATCCTCAGTTTCCCGACTCCGTCAGCAGGCCTGCAGATGTTATGCCCTCTTTCCTGAGTATCGAGAGCACTTCCGCGATCCTGCCGTAGGGGGCGTTTTTATCCCCCGCTATCAGTATCTCCCTATTGCGGGCACCTCTGGCAAGTTCGGGAAGTTCCCCCTCTGAGATCCGGACTCCCTCCCAGAAGATCGTCCCGTCCCTTTCCACGGTCAGGGTCAGGGTGCTTTTGACATCAGGTGTTTCTCCCTTCCCCGAGGGCAGATCTATATCCAGTTTGCCCTGAATGAATGTCGCAGTCAGGACGAAAAAGATTATCAGCATAAACAGTACGTCTATAAGAGGCGTAATATCTATGTCGGCAAAGCGCCTCGATTTACGCCTTCGCACTTTCCCCACCGTGACTTGTGAAGTGTTCCCTGATCAGATAGTCGGCTCCCCTGTTGAGGGTCTCTTCTTCGCTGTCTATGCGGGAGAGGAGGAGTCCGTGAGCGAATATTACCGGTATCGCCACCGTCAGGCCGGCGACTGTGGTAAAGAGCGCCTTCCATATCCCTCCGGTTACCGTGGCAGCGTTTATCTGACCTCCGAGGTGAAGTGACTGGAACATCTCCACCATCCCGAGCACTGTTCC
The genomic region above belongs to Synergistaceae bacterium DZ-S4 and contains:
- a CDS encoding TonB family protein; the protein is MREAGGKSFWGIALALSLAAHAAFMLFIPDFAPKTEIRPIMRVRLAMAEKKSTPTPAPVKKEAPSEKKAVMKKEAVPKKEPQKKAEPAKSAKTPSEKSPVQEVQARADTSDSVAGTQVNAGINAAHTDPPQTTPPQVQPERVVEIDSLEVVKKVLPDYSSFSRKRKEEGTVKIIVTVTEGRVVSTEVESSSGYLRLDESALRAVKQWLFKNSGTVRVRVPVVFRLK
- a CDS encoding transcriptional repressor; the protein is MSAVRYNTNQRKLILAVIERNRGRHITAEEVHLELIRAGSPVGKATVYRHFERLEKEGLLIRYAPVEGAGACWEYAGEPGEVPAHYHMKCESCGKLFCLDCTFLDTISNHFSEHHKFDLNRFRTVFYGICSECRGKDKDEN
- a CDS encoding ferrous iron transport protein A; translated protein: MKVLRDTGCGERVRVKGINGTGPLKRRIMDMGITKGTELIVRKVAPLGDPVEITVRGYELSLRKADAEIIEVE
- a CDS encoding ferrous iron transport protein A, producing the protein MPVNFLSPGMQGCVKRITGRDDTRRFLESLGLVPGGCVTMISSAGDNVILGVRGTRIAISRKLADRIHI
- a CDS encoding metal ABC transporter ATP-binding protein; translated protein: MSILKAEKISVEYEGTAVLKDLSFRIEKGEFLAVVGENGSGKSTLIKAILGLVGLSSGSIRLDGGIKSGGIGYLPQQREVQKDFPAAVYEVVLSGCLASRRIVTFYSPDDKRLALRNMELLEIADLRKRSFRDLSGGQQQRVLLARALCSAKAMLILDEPTAGLDPLISSEFYGLLGRLNRENGMTIIMVSHDIEAAKENAGRILHVGTGPCFFGSVREYLRSDTGKRFSNGNAGHSA
- a CDS encoding zinc ABC transporter substrate-binding protein yields the protein MKISRSLMLTALALSSAVLAFLCSAYPALCAEREKLKIIATIFPQYDFTRQIAGNRADVQLLLPPGAESHTYEPSPSDIIRISKADMFIYTGRQMEHWADRVISSIKGGKIITVDVSKGIKLIRHEDEEHEAENDHHLLDPHIWTDPNNALVMADNILSALCAASPEDAAYFRKNAKKFKEELKKLDKGFREAVSSGSRKKIVFGGRNAFVYFLRRYELESISVTDFCSTQADPGVKRIAEIIRTVRKEKIPVVYYGEMVPPKTAKTISEETGTRLLPLNSCHNLSAEDLRKGKTYLSIMRENLSNIKEGLK
- the feoB gene encoding ferrous iron transport protein B; the protein is MGLKIALIGNPNSGKTTMFNAVTGSTQYVGNWPGVTVEKKEGAVRGHEDALLVDLPGVYSLSPYTLEERITREFLTNGRPDAVINIVDSTNIERSLYLTTELLEMEIPVIVALNMTDAAEKAGIMIDEVKLSERLGCRVVKTSASEGTGIGELVKSILEVATLKERPVKRPLFGSDAEDTLELIRERASRHTEGMPERWLSVNLFSRDPILRGRLPLCEEDIERIDRLIGLCEEKLDDDSESIIANERYRYIDCILEGTLIKRGTGSLSISDRIDMVLTNRLLGLPIFFMIMWGIYYVSIQTLGDMTIGWTEELFGGISESVSAMLISGNAAEWLHALVTDGIIGGVGAVLGFVPQLMILFLFISLLEDCGYMARVAFIMDRIFRQFGLSGKSFIPMLVGTGCSVPGIMASRTIENESDRRLTIMLTPFVPCGAKLPVFALFAASFFPESSWVAPSMYMIGISMVIVSGVLLKKTDLFGGEPAPFVMELPSYRMPKPKGVFIHMWERARAFIVKAGTIIFFAAGLIWFLQAFSWSLQMVEPDESILASIGSFMSPVFRPLGFGNWQSSVAVVTGFLAKEAVVSTYGVLLGVGEVLEDDPVLVSQISRIFTPVSAYAFMVFTLLAPPCFAALGAIRSEMRSWKWTLFAIAWQTGLAYLLSMLIYQVGGIIFEGKDLSGMTTAILGSLVIIAMGLSLYRIIKNSISGKCGCGSGCGGGCAGCGAAKAGHSK
- a CDS encoding biopolymer transporter ExbD is translated as MRRRKSRRFADIDITPLIDVLFMLIIFFVLTATFIQGKLDIDLPSGKGETPDVKSTLTLTVERDGTIFWEGVRISEGELPELARGARNREILIAGDKNAPYGRIAEVLSILRKEGITSAGLLTESGN
- a CDS encoding sugar phosphate isomerase/epimerase produces the protein MIRRALEGNGLRLGGTSWVIPGTFADNLRYLSNEVSDMEIVLFDTPEHSNMPAKDEVRALKDLCGELGMSCTVHFPADICVYAPTEVLREREEKCLRTLDLFEDLDPFAWILHIVGEKRGDPPSPDIDAWIEKSLISAEKIASAADDRRKICMETLGFDPRYIEHLADSAGTSICLDVGHLIKCGRPVHETTLRSAAAVKVIHVHGVMPDGTDHRDLSYMDPELFRSVSGMMSGGEDRVMTLEVFEGDYDRSLSVLKKMRA
- a CDS encoding metal ABC transporter permease, with amino-acid sequence MPDILRELFSYDFILRAVAVGIMVSLCASLLGVSLVLKRYSMIGDGLGHVAFGALCVAVAFNMAPLLVSVPVVVTAAALLLRIRGNVRIKGDAAIAVISSSSLAVGIIVTSLTQGMNIDIYNYMFGSILAMSDRDVYLGMALSAAVLLLFVLLYNVIFAVTFDEDFARAAGVNVSFYNTLIAILTAVTIVVGMRIMGSLLISSLIVFPSLTAMRLFSSFRGVVICSGIVSTICFFLGIVISYSLDIPVGASIVVLNFAAFTLFFAAGSLRKYF